A stretch of the Filimonas lacunae genome encodes the following:
- a CDS encoding sugar porter family MFS transporter, which translates to MAIFIADQPGVPATKDTHAFSKKYIVVISLISALGGYLFGFDFAVISGALPFLQNQFHLDSYWEGFATGSLALGAVAGCVIAGKIADRYGRRPGLMYAALVFTVSSVVMALSVSREMFIGARFCAGIGVGMASMLSPMYIAEVAPAHLRGRLVAINQLTIVIGILITNLVNYWLRNSGADAWRWMFGLGVVPSSLFLLGSFFLPESPRWLVKVNRVQEAEKVLLRIGDTAFAKQALQQIAASLQGISKMNYSGLLQKQVIPAVLVGIGLAVFQQLCGINTVFNYAPKIFQSIGANQDDQLMQTIFIGGVNLVFTVLALLLVDKLGRKPLMLMGAAGLTILYIFIAQLLGAHVASVSWFLLAAIGLYAMTLAPVTWVLISEIFPNKVRAEAIVVATVSLWIAYFMLVFTFPVLFEKWKEQSFYIYAGVCAVGTLFTWQKVKETKGKSLESME; encoded by the coding sequence ATGGCCATCTTTATAGCAGATCAGCCGGGAGTGCCGGCAACGAAGGATACACATGCTTTCAGCAAAAAATATATAGTGGTTATTTCACTGATCTCTGCATTGGGGGGCTACCTGTTCGGGTTTGACTTTGCGGTGATTTCCGGTGCGCTTCCTTTTTTGCAAAATCAGTTTCACCTGGATAGTTACTGGGAGGGCTTTGCCACAGGCAGCCTGGCCCTGGGTGCGGTAGCTGGCTGTGTGATAGCCGGTAAAATTGCCGACCGTTATGGACGCAGGCCCGGTCTGATGTATGCCGCCCTGGTTTTTACGGTTTCTTCGGTGGTAATGGCTTTATCTGTATCCCGGGAAATGTTCATTGGTGCGCGTTTTTGTGCCGGCATTGGTGTGGGAATGGCGTCTATGCTATCGCCCATGTACATTGCCGAAGTAGCGCCTGCGCACCTGCGCGGCCGCCTGGTAGCCATTAACCAGTTAACTATTGTAATAGGTATACTCATTACCAACCTGGTCAATTACTGGTTGCGCAATAGCGGGGCAGATGCCTGGCGCTGGATGTTTGGCCTGGGCGTGGTGCCTTCTTCGTTGTTTTTGCTGGGTAGCTTTTTTCTGCCCGAAAGTCCACGGTGGCTGGTGAAGGTGAACAGGGTACAGGAGGCTGAAAAGGTATTACTTCGCATTGGGGATACCGCCTTTGCCAAACAAGCGTTGCAACAGATAGCAGCAAGTCTGCAGGGCATTAGCAAAATGAACTATTCGGGCCTGTTGCAAAAACAGGTGATCCCTGCGGTGCTGGTGGGCATTGGCCTGGCGGTGTTTCAGCAGTTGTGCGGTATCAATACCGTGTTTAACTATGCCCCTAAAATATTCCAGAGCATTGGGGCCAACCAGGACGACCAGCTGATGCAAACGATCTTTATAGGAGGAGTGAACCTGGTGTTTACCGTGCTGGCGCTGTTGCTGGTAGACAAGCTGGGCCGCAAACCACTGATGCTGATGGGAGCAGCAGGATTAACCATTCTGTATATCTTCATTGCGCAGTTATTGGGCGCGCATGTGGCATCAGTATCCTGGTTTCTGTTGGCGGCTATAGGGTTGTATGCGATGACACTGGCCCCTGTTACCTGGGTGCTTATTTCGGAGATATTCCCCAACAAGGTGCGGGCCGAAGCCATAGTAGTAGCTACAGTTAGCCTGTGGATCGCTTATTTTATGCTGGTATTCACCTTCCCGGTGTTGTTTGAAAAATGGAAGGAGCAATCGTTCTATATCTATGCGGGTGTTTGTGCAGTGGGTACGTTGTTTACCTGGCAAAAAGTAAAAGAAACAAAGGGGAAATCGCTGGAGAGTATGGAGTAA
- a CDS encoding sugar-binding domain-containing protein: MKIRLVWMLLLAVTTVSAQETGISLAGHWEFQVDSLDAGIRDKWYMGRFTDSIQLPGSMLTNGKGDAISLTTRWTGSIYDSSYYFSPYTAKYRQPGHIKIPFWLNPLKHYVGAAWYQRSVTVPASWTGKRIMLFLERAHIQTQVWVNGVFVGKQNSLVAPHEYDISAYCHAGVNRVVLRIDNSLKEVNPGQDAHSVSDHTQGNWNGVIGTMQLKVSEKEYIKEVQVFPDVPGKTAAIRLVLANATDGAINGDILVHATGNNGGKVHRVSPVKKAVRLGAQNTDTVWLSLPMGNDMFTWSEYQPALYRLTVQLVSGGRQLAAHSTTFGMRSVAIAGREIRINDHPITLRGTLNNCEFPLTGYPSTDVREWERILKVIQSYGLNHVRFHSWCPPEAAFEAADKLGVYLQPEAPSWPNHGVAIGKGMPVDQYLYDETARMLQWYGNHPSFIMLSAGNEPAGNQVPYLNAYVDYWKAQDTRRLYTGMSVGGSWPVVDHAQYQVRGGVRGLTWDKERPETYSNYAAGLAKFDKPFIAHEMGQWCVFPDFGEVKSYTGAYRAYNFDIFRESLQEKGMLDQAGAFLQASGKLQALCYKHEIEKTLRTPGYTGFQLLGLQDFPGQGTALVGVVNAFWKPKSYTNAAAFRQFCNDVVPLVQLPKFVYKNSDTLPGSILVANAKPAPMLQPQFQWVLKNETGAVYAQGTLGMDSLGYGNGQKVGDIRVALHKVLQPEKLTLSVRIAGTAYQNNWDIWVYPDQEVKVPQEVYYTTQLNDSARQVLERGGKVFFNAAGKIVKGKEVVMYFQPVFWNTSWFQMKPPHVTGMVIAKDSKAFAGFPTEGYSNLQWWEIANKAQVMVLEDFPAGFKPLVQPIDTWFLNRRLGLIMEVAVGKGKLILSSADLGPAISNDKPAARQLFASLMQYMQSSDFAPTQSVSFETVADLLKTPSRFRFSTHTADSPDELKPNTGKH; the protein is encoded by the coding sequence ATGAAAATTCGGTTGGTTTGGATGCTGTTATTAGCGGTTACCACAGTAAGCGCACAAGAAACAGGTATATCACTGGCAGGGCACTGGGAGTTTCAGGTAGACTCGCTGGATGCGGGTATACGGGACAAATGGTATATGGGCCGTTTTACCGATAGCATACAGCTGCCAGGCTCTATGCTCACCAATGGCAAAGGCGATGCTATCAGCCTTACCACACGGTGGACAGGCTCTATCTATGATAGCTCTTATTATTTCAGTCCCTACACAGCTAAATACCGTCAGCCAGGACATATCAAAATCCCTTTCTGGTTAAATCCTTTAAAGCATTATGTAGGCGCTGCCTGGTACCAGCGTTCGGTAACGGTACCTGCATCGTGGACAGGTAAGCGCATCATGCTTTTCCTGGAGCGTGCACATATTCAAACACAGGTATGGGTAAATGGTGTTTTCGTGGGCAAACAAAACAGCCTGGTAGCGCCACATGAATATGATATCAGTGCCTATTGCCATGCCGGTGTAAACCGGGTAGTACTGCGGATTGATAACAGCCTGAAAGAAGTAAATCCCGGGCAGGATGCACATAGTGTATCTGATCACACACAGGGCAACTGGAATGGGGTGATTGGTACCATGCAACTGAAAGTAAGTGAAAAAGAATATATAAAGGAGGTGCAGGTGTTTCCCGATGTGCCTGGCAAAACAGCCGCAATACGGCTGGTGCTGGCGAATGCCACCGATGGTGCTATCAACGGAGACATACTGGTTCATGCAACAGGCAACAATGGTGGGAAGGTGCACCGGGTAAGCCCGGTAAAAAAGGCTGTTCGGTTAGGTGCCCAGAACACAGATACTGTTTGGTTATCGCTTCCTATGGGAAATGATATGTTCACCTGGAGTGAATATCAGCCTGCGCTCTATCGTCTTACCGTACAACTGGTTTCCGGCGGCAGGCAGCTGGCCGCCCATAGCACTACATTTGGTATGCGTAGCGTAGCCATTGCAGGCAGGGAGATACGCATCAACGATCATCCCATCACTTTGCGTGGCACGCTGAATAACTGCGAGTTTCCTTTAACGGGGTATCCTTCCACCGATGTACGCGAGTGGGAGCGTATTTTAAAAGTGATACAGTCTTATGGCTTGAATCATGTACGATTTCATAGCTGGTGCCCTCCCGAAGCGGCTTTTGAAGCGGCGGATAAACTGGGCGTATACCTTCAGCCGGAAGCACCCAGCTGGCCCAATCATGGTGTTGCTATTGGTAAAGGGATGCCTGTTGACCAGTATCTCTATGACGAAACAGCGCGTATGCTGCAATGGTATGGCAACCATCCTTCCTTTATTATGCTGTCGGCAGGTAATGAACCGGCTGGTAACCAGGTGCCTTATCTGAATGCTTATGTAGATTATTGGAAAGCGCAGGATACCAGGCGGCTGTACACCGGCATGTCGGTAGGTGGCAGCTGGCCTGTAGTTGACCATGCGCAATACCAGGTAAGAGGTGGCGTAAGGGGCCTTACCTGGGACAAGGAAAGGCCGGAAACCTACAGCAATTATGCTGCTGGCTTAGCCAAGTTTGACAAACCCTTTATTGCCCATGAAATGGGGCAGTGGTGTGTATTTCCCGACTTTGGTGAAGTGAAATCGTATACAGGAGCTTACCGGGCTTATAATTTTGACATATTTCGCGAATCGCTGCAAGAGAAAGGCATGCTGGATCAGGCCGGTGCGTTTTTGCAGGCATCCGGTAAATTACAGGCTTTGTGCTATAAGCATGAAATAGAGAAAACGTTGCGAACACCTGGCTATACCGGTTTTCAGTTACTGGGATTGCAGGACTTTCCTGGTCAGGGTACAGCACTGGTGGGTGTAGTGAATGCCTTCTGGAAACCTAAGTCTTATACTAACGCAGCAGCATTTCGTCAGTTTTGTAACGATGTGGTTCCGTTAGTGCAGCTGCCAAAGTTTGTATATAAAAATTCCGATACTTTACCGGGCAGCATACTGGTGGCCAATGCAAAGCCGGCACCCATGCTGCAACCTCAATTTCAGTGGGTGCTGAAGAATGAAACCGGTGCGGTATATGCACAAGGTACATTGGGTATGGATTCACTGGGTTATGGCAATGGCCAGAAAGTAGGGGATATCCGAGTGGCATTACACAAGGTATTACAGCCGGAAAAACTGACATTGTCAGTACGTATAGCAGGTACTGCTTACCAGAACAACTGGGATATCTGGGTTTATCCCGATCAGGAAGTGAAAGTGCCGCAAGAGGTGTATTACACCACGCAGCTGAATGATAGTGCCAGACAGGTGTTGGAGAGAGGTGGCAAAGTGTTCTTCAATGCAGCCGGCAAGATTGTAAAAGGCAAGGAAGTGGTGATGTATTTTCAGCCGGTGTTCTGGAATACCTCCTGGTTTCAGATGAAGCCACCGCATGTAACCGGCATGGTCATAGCCAAAGATTCAAAGGCATTTGCCGGTTTCCCTACAGAAGGTTATAGCAACCTGCAATGGTGGGAAATAGCTAACAAGGCACAGGTGATGGTGCTGGAAGATTTTCCTGCCGGCTTTAAGCCATTGGTGCAGCCTATTGATACCTGGTTCCTGAACCGCAGGCTGGGGCTTATTATGGAAGTAGCTGTAGGTAAGGGAAAGCTCATCCTATCCAGTGCTGATCTGGGGCCTGCCATTTCCAATGACAAACCTGCTGCACGTCAGCTGTTTGCCAGCCTGATGCAGTATATGCAATCGTCTGACTTTGCACCAACACAATCGGTATCGTTTGAAACGGTAGCTGATTTGCTGAAAACGCCTTCCCGGTTCCGGTTTAGTACGCATACTGCAGACAGCCCGGACGAACTGAAACCCAATACCGGTAAACATTAA
- a CDS encoding Rpn family recombination-promoting nuclease/putative transposase gives MANEFDKIFRETFKCPKHNLLKQLLPTEAESIRAMPTKVQQTIVEREADTVFEIQPVSGETYLLHIEWQSTNDKQMAFRMAKYNMLLTETYGIQVMGIMIYVGEKPMTIVNTYASFGHQYCCPFIDIRDFSPETFLSSNDSDEVLLAILAGREDGVAVVKRIFAKLRILTAGDITLFKEKVRRLELIAQLRGIDLQKQIIKEEGNMPITFDITKDLKYKLGVESGEKKGIEKNNLENARKMLAKGIDISIVHEITEIPTAELKKLKTLVYR, from the coding sequence ATGGCAAATGAATTTGACAAAATATTCAGGGAAACTTTCAAGTGTCCTAAACATAACCTTTTAAAGCAGTTATTACCGACAGAAGCCGAAAGCATACGGGCAATGCCCACCAAAGTACAGCAAACCATCGTAGAGCGTGAAGCAGATACAGTATTCGAGATACAGCCTGTCTCAGGTGAAACATACTTGCTCCATATTGAATGGCAATCAACCAACGACAAACAAATGGCATTTCGCATGGCGAAATATAACATGTTGTTGACTGAAACCTATGGTATACAGGTAATGGGAATAATGATATATGTAGGAGAAAAGCCCATGACAATTGTAAACACGTATGCTTCATTTGGCCATCAGTACTGCTGCCCATTCATTGACATTCGTGATTTTTCGCCGGAAACCTTTTTATCTTCTAATGACTCTGACGAGGTATTGCTGGCCATTTTAGCTGGTAGAGAGGATGGGGTAGCAGTAGTAAAAAGAATTTTCGCTAAATTGCGTATATTAACAGCAGGGGATATCACCCTTTTCAAAGAAAAGGTGAGACGTCTGGAGTTAATAGCGCAGTTACGTGGAATTGATTTACAAAAGCAAATCATAAAAGAGGAGGGCAATATGCCAATAACTTTTGATATAACTAAAGATTTAAAGTACAAGCTGGGGGTGGAAAGTGGAGAAAAAAAAGGCATTGAAAAAAATAATCTAGAAAATGCCCGGAAAATGCTGGCGAAGGGGATAGACATCTCCATTGTGCATGAAATAACAGAGATTCCTACTGCTGAATTAAAGAAGTTAAAAACACTAGTATACAGATAA
- a CDS encoding beta-galactosidase, with protein MKKRIRTQYAAMVGAWLLPAMVLHAQTPKLYQIDAAVPAKKIYGGHLQLGGHNPQGDSIGVNNYYLTLNGKPVIPVTGEFHFSRYPQPHWEESILKMKAGGITVIATYVFWNFHETKEGQFNWSGNNNLRQFIELCAKHNMYVIVRVGPFCHGEVRNGGLPDWLLGRPLVIRSNDKLYLDYVDRFYQQTGAQLQQLYYKDGGPVIGIQIENEYQHSAAPWGLTYPGQPLDLTAAERDLKGTQEGVGVAKENNPYAALGQDHMKILKSLAVKHGMVTPLYTATGWGNAAIIPGETIPVTAAYAYPFWTPKRDYSPFFLYKDMQVKPDYAPVRYRPEDYPVFAAELGSGIMSVYKRRPIADHKSFDAMINRCLGSGANGIGYYMYHGGLTPKGGEAFLSDEAYGLPKISYDFQAPIGEYGQVREGFHRLKLLHFFMQQFGDILAPMTTVLPDNAATLQPDNITDLRYAVRVKDNSGFLFINNFQDDTSMLDQRNIQFAIQTAAGAIKIPATHGMDVPGGENLVLPFRLDMNGLLLHYSTAQLLCKVENNGVPAYVFFAPDQVQAELAWDAGAQISGLSGATLMRSGGKAIVTCKGAIATFTVQEHGRKTQVLVLRKSLALQSYLITLNGKKHLALSQAILLQNGKQLACLSDSAVFDIYLYPGIAVKPGTAQAVTPQNKWHPFTGWQVTNTPVSLPVQAREVSSRKWAVTLPQSLPQQLNDCYLVVDYTGDTGQGFVNGELVIDEFYKGIPWQIGLRDLVAATGKPEEMVLYFRPMMKDASYQVDLQPLPGSIPDFGKDKSYLKVKSLSMKAQYKTMLNF; from the coding sequence ATGAAAAAACGGATCAGAACGCAATATGCAGCAATGGTGGGAGCGTGGCTGTTACCAGCAATGGTACTGCATGCGCAAACACCCAAACTGTACCAGATAGATGCAGCCGTACCTGCTAAAAAGATATATGGGGGCCACCTGCAACTGGGTGGCCATAACCCCCAGGGGGATAGCATAGGGGTGAATAATTATTATTTGACCCTAAACGGAAAACCGGTAATACCCGTGACCGGAGAATTTCATTTTTCGCGCTATCCCCAACCTCATTGGGAAGAGTCTATACTGAAAATGAAAGCCGGTGGCATCACTGTAATTGCCACCTATGTTTTCTGGAACTTCCACGAAACAAAGGAGGGCCAGTTTAACTGGTCGGGCAATAACAACCTACGTCAGTTCATTGAGCTATGTGCAAAGCATAACATGTATGTGATAGTACGGGTAGGGCCTTTTTGCCATGGGGAGGTGCGTAACGGTGGATTGCCGGACTGGTTACTGGGCAGGCCGCTGGTGATACGTTCTAACGATAAGCTATACCTGGATTATGTAGACCGCTTTTACCAGCAAACAGGCGCACAGCTGCAACAACTGTATTATAAAGATGGTGGGCCTGTAATAGGCATCCAGATAGAAAATGAATACCAGCATTCCGCAGCACCCTGGGGACTTACTTATCCGGGACAGCCATTAGACTTAACAGCGGCGGAACGTGACCTGAAAGGCACACAGGAAGGTGTTGGCGTAGCAAAGGAAAATAACCCTTACGCAGCACTGGGCCAGGATCATATGAAGATTTTGAAATCACTGGCTGTAAAGCACGGCATGGTAACGCCATTATATACCGCTACGGGTTGGGGCAATGCCGCTATTATACCCGGAGAAACCATACCGGTAACAGCGGCTTATGCTTATCCGTTCTGGACACCGAAGCGCGATTATTCTCCTTTCTTCCTGTATAAGGATATGCAGGTAAAACCGGATTATGCACCGGTGCGCTACCGCCCGGAAGACTATCCTGTTTTTGCGGCCGAACTGGGTTCGGGCATTATGAGTGTATATAAGAGAAGGCCCATTGCAGACCATAAAAGCTTTGATGCCATGATTAACCGTTGCCTGGGCAGCGGTGCTAATGGCATTGGTTATTACATGTATCACGGTGGCCTTACGCCCAAAGGGGGCGAAGCTTTTCTGAGTGATGAAGCCTATGGCCTGCCGAAGATCTCCTACGATTTTCAGGCACCCATTGGAGAGTACGGCCAGGTAAGGGAAGGGTTTCACCGGTTAAAGCTGTTGCATTTCTTTATGCAGCAGTTTGGCGATATACTGGCACCGATGACTACTGTATTGCCTGATAACGCAGCCACACTGCAACCCGACAACATTACAGACCTGCGCTATGCAGTGCGCGTAAAGGATAATAGTGGTTTTTTATTCATCAATAATTTCCAGGATGATACCAGCATGCTGGATCAGCGCAACATTCAGTTTGCCATACAAACAGCTGCGGGAGCCATAAAAATTCCCGCTACACATGGTATGGATGTGCCGGGCGGGGAGAACCTGGTACTGCCATTTAGATTGGACATGAATGGTTTGTTACTGCATTATTCCACTGCTCAATTGTTATGTAAGGTGGAGAACAACGGCGTTCCGGCTTATGTTTTCTTTGCGCCAGACCAGGTGCAGGCCGAGCTGGCATGGGATGCAGGTGCACAAATATCCGGCTTGTCAGGCGCAACCCTGATGCGCTCCGGTGGTAAGGCTATAGTAACCTGTAAGGGGGCAATAGCCACGTTTACCGTGCAGGAACATGGACGTAAAACACAGGTACTGGTATTGCGTAAATCACTGGCTTTACAATCTTATTTAATAACGCTGAATGGGAAAAAGCACCTGGCTTTATCACAGGCTATTTTGTTACAAAACGGCAAGCAATTAGCGTGCCTGAGCGATTCCGCTGTTTTCGATATTTACCTGTATCCCGGTATAGCTGTAAAGCCTGGCACTGCACAGGCAGTCACTCCTCAAAACAAATGGCATCCGTTCACCGGCTGGCAGGTAACCAACACGCCTGTATCGTTGCCCGTGCAAGCGAGGGAAGTGAGTAGCAGGAAGTGGGCGGTAACGTTACCACAAAGCTTGCCGCAACAGCTGAACGACTGTTACCTGGTAGTAGATTACACCGGCGATACGGGTCAGGGCTTTGTCAATGGCGAGCTGGTGATAGATGAGTTTTATAAAGGCATACCCTGGCAGATAGGATTGCGTGACCTGGTTGCCGCTACCGGTAAGCCGGAAGAAATGGTGCTGTATTTCCGGCCCATGATGAAGGATGCATCTTACCAGGTAGATTTGCAGCCGTTACCCGGCAGCATTCCTGATTTTGGTAAGGATAAAAGCTACCTGAAAGTAAAAAGCCTTTCTATGAAGGCGCAATACAAAACGATGCTTAACTTTTAA
- a CDS encoding aldose epimerase family protein translates to MNILTTPAENVPGNRIIAAGYINTQQLWICELYHAGIRVQICNYGATIMSVILPDRNGVPLNIVAGFSLPQHYLGVHPYFGSTVGRFANRIANARFEIDGKVYQLSANEPPNHLHGGVQGLDKKVWRIESRYADADRTAITLGYDSPDGEEGYPGNVNLSVTYTLTANKELQVSYTAVTDKSTILNLTNHSYFNLSGFSSDTIAGHTLQVLAEAYAAKEAGGIPTGEILPVAGTSLDFRQPRIIGEVLGDFPADRGLDHYWLLQGAAGELLPMATLADASSGICMQVHTNQPGCQIYTANFWDGTITGEQGVRYNKHGAIAIETQNIPDAPNHAHFPSALLEPGDVYSAVTSFRFSYL, encoded by the coding sequence ATGAATATACTTACTACACCTGCAGAAAATGTACCGGGCAACCGTATCATTGCTGCGGGCTATATCAATACACAGCAACTATGGATTTGTGAACTATACCATGCAGGCATCCGGGTGCAGATCTGTAATTATGGAGCCACCATTATGTCTGTTATCCTACCAGACCGGAACGGCGTGCCTTTGAATATTGTAGCAGGCTTTTCATTACCACAGCATTACCTGGGAGTACATCCTTACTTTGGCAGCACCGTAGGCCGGTTTGCCAATCGCATAGCCAATGCCCGTTTTGAAATAGACGGCAAGGTATACCAGTTGTCTGCCAATGAACCGCCCAATCATTTACATGGTGGTGTGCAGGGGCTGGATAAAAAAGTGTGGCGCATAGAAAGCCGGTATGCGGATGCAGACAGAACCGCTATCACCCTTGGCTACGACAGTCCGGATGGCGAAGAGGGCTATCCGGGGAATGTAAACCTATCCGTTACCTATACGCTTACAGCCAACAAAGAGCTACAGGTGTCTTATACAGCTGTTACAGATAAAAGCACTATCCTGAACCTGACCAATCACAGTTATTTTAACCTGTCCGGCTTCAGCTCTGATACCATTGCCGGGCATACATTACAGGTATTGGCAGAAGCCTATGCAGCAAAGGAGGCGGGCGGCATTCCTACCGGAGAGATACTGCCGGTAGCTGGTACTTCTCTGGATTTCAGGCAGCCCCGTATAATCGGGGAGGTGCTGGGTGATTTCCCTGCCGATCGGGGCCTGGATCATTACTGGCTGCTACAGGGTGCTGCGGGTGAACTGTTGCCCATGGCAACGCTGGCAGACGCATCATCAGGCATATGTATGCAGGTGCATACCAATCAGCCCGGCTGCCAGATCTATACTGCTAACTTCTGGGACGGGACTATCACGGGCGAACAGGGTGTACGTTACAATAAACATGGTGCCATAGCCATAGAAACACAGAACATCCCGGATGCGCCTAATCATGCACATTTTCCATCTGCCTTGCTGGAACCGGGTGATGTGTATTCGGCAGTAACAAGCTTTCGGTTCAGTTATTTGTAA
- a CDS encoding glycerophosphodiester phosphodiesterase family protein: MKRNLLAILLLFTGVCSAQQKGRTASAIMQHFLHPDGKYVLVAAHRGDWRNAPENSIHALQLCIQMGVDIMETDVRKTKDGVLVLMHDDRIDRTTSGKGLVKELTWDSLQHVTLRQGHGGPTEEHIPTFEAFMQAVKGKPILINLDKGWDIIPEMYAILKKTGTVEQALFKGNLPLAQLRQQFGNVMDSIHYMPMVHPSDYSADKTGAERPDSLIAGFYDHYRPAGFELVFDKEQSPVITEALPAVARHHTTVWLNSLWPSQCAGHDDEKAMINANANWGWLIKAGANTIQTDRPQELLAYLRASKMHD, from the coding sequence TCCGCACAACAAAAAGGCCGTACTGCATCGGCCATAATGCAGCATTTTCTGCACCCTGATGGCAAGTACGTGCTGGTGGCAGCACACCGCGGCGACTGGCGTAACGCACCGGAAAACTCCATTCACGCCTTACAGTTGTGTATACAGATGGGAGTGGATATTATGGAAACCGATGTACGTAAAACAAAAGACGGCGTATTGGTATTAATGCATGATGACCGTATAGACAGAACCACTTCGGGTAAAGGACTGGTAAAAGAACTTACCTGGGACTCTTTACAGCATGTAACATTACGCCAGGGTCATGGTGGCCCTACAGAAGAGCACATTCCTACTTTTGAAGCCTTTATGCAGGCTGTAAAAGGCAAACCGATACTGATTAACCTAGATAAGGGCTGGGACATTATTCCCGAAATGTATGCTATACTGAAAAAAACAGGTACCGTAGAACAAGCCCTGTTCAAAGGCAACCTCCCCCTGGCACAGCTACGTCAACAATTTGGTAATGTAATGGACAGCATTCATTATATGCCCATGGTTCACCCTTCGGATTACAGCGCAGACAAAACAGGAGCAGAACGCCCGGACAGCCTGATAGCCGGCTTTTATGATCATTACCGCCCGGCAGGCTTTGAGCTGGTGTTTGATAAGGAACAATCACCAGTTATCACAGAAGCACTGCCTGCAGTAGCAAGGCATCACACTACAGTATGGCTGAATTCATTGTGGCCTTCTCAGTGTGCTGGACATGATGATGAAAAAGCCATGATCAATGCCAACGCCAACTGGGGCTGGCTGATTAAAGCGGGTGCCAACACTATACAAACTGATCGACCACAAGAGTTGCTTGCTTATTTGAGGGCGAGTAAAATGCATGATTAG